The following coding sequences lie in one Acidimicrobiia bacterium genomic window:
- a CDS encoding MBL fold metallo-hydrolase, with protein sequence MASWTEHAEGVFSKRYASLDLNIGLVVCPDGLLLVDTRATRVQARQLKEDIREVSRLPIRWVVNTHHHWDHTFGNGEFPDTAIWGHARCGPTLTENAERMRVEVKRMAPDHAADLDEVTIVPPHHTFTDEITIAFGGRTVQLRHFGPAHTDNDTVVIVPDADVVFAGDLVEESAPPGFGDSYPFQWPTVDRMLASSAGGVVVPGHGAPVDAAFVLAQAGELAEVAQIASDRHAVGMTPEEAAAAGGPYPERTLIDAFTRAWEQVP encoded by the coding sequence GTGGCCTCTTGGACCGAGCACGCTGAGGGAGTGTTCTCGAAGCGGTACGCATCTCTCGACCTGAACATCGGACTCGTCGTGTGTCCCGACGGGCTGCTGCTCGTCGACACCAGGGCGACCCGTGTCCAAGCGAGACAGCTGAAGGAGGACATCCGGGAGGTGTCCCGCCTTCCCATTCGCTGGGTGGTCAACACCCACCACCACTGGGACCACACCTTCGGCAACGGCGAGTTCCCCGACACCGCCATCTGGGGGCATGCCCGGTGCGGCCCGACGCTCACCGAGAACGCCGAGCGGATGCGCGTGGAGGTGAAGCGGATGGCCCCCGACCATGCCGCCGACCTGGACGAGGTCACGATCGTGCCCCCTCACCACACCTTCACCGATGAGATCACCATCGCTTTCGGCGGACGAACAGTGCAGCTGCGCCACTTCGGGCCGGCGCATACCGACAACGACACGGTGGTGATCGTGCCCGATGCCGACGTGGTGTTCGCTGGCGACCTCGTCGAGGAGAGCGCGCCTCCCGGCTTCGGGGATTCCTACCCGTTCCAGTGGCCGACCGTCGATCGGATGCTCGCGTCGAGCGCCGGCGGGGTCGTGGTCCCGGGCCATGGCGCTCCGGTCGATGCCGCCTTCGTGCTCGCCCAGGCCGGGGAGCTCGCCGAGGTGGCGCAGATCGCCAGCGACCGCCACGCAGTCGGCATGACGCCCGAAGAGGCGGCTGCGGCAGGTGGGCCCTATCCGGAACGGACCTTGATCGATGCCTTCACCCGCGCCTGGGAGCAGGTCCCGTGA
- a CDS encoding arginine deiminase family protein has protein sequence MGPIALVREVSAAFVDCVTANPPSPPLDAGVARRQHAAYTAALADHGFTVEWVTPAPDLPDGCFVEDTAVVIDDAALLTVPGHPNRRRETASVGGALERFVAVERMAAPATLDGGDVLQVGSTVFVGVGSRTNADGIAALARFAVVRGRRVVPVHTSGVLHLKSAATALDDETVLVHPASVETDAFSGIRTVPVVDDDPEAANVVRLPDGTLLASSAFPGTADRLESLGHRVSTVDVSEIARADGGLTCLSIRLRKWTASPPLLS, from the coding sequence ATGGGGCCGATTGCTCTGGTCCGTGAGGTGTCGGCGGCATTCGTCGACTGCGTCACCGCGAACCCACCCTCGCCACCGCTCGACGCCGGTGTGGCCCGGCGCCAGCATGCCGCCTACACCGCGGCTCTCGCCGACCATGGCTTCACCGTGGAGTGGGTGACACCGGCTCCGGACCTCCCCGACGGCTGCTTCGTCGAGGACACGGCGGTCGTGATCGACGATGCCGCGCTCCTCACCGTGCCGGGTCACCCGAACCGGCGTCGGGAGACGGCCTCCGTGGGGGGTGCCCTGGAGCGATTCGTCGCCGTCGAGCGGATGGCGGCGCCGGCGACCCTCGACGGTGGCGACGTCCTTCAGGTGGGCTCCACGGTGTTCGTTGGCGTCGGGAGTCGAACCAACGCCGACGGCATCGCCGCGCTCGCGCGGTTCGCCGTAGTTCGCGGCCGGCGCGTCGTACCGGTGCACACCTCCGGGGTGCTGCATCTCAAGTCGGCGGCGACCGCGCTCGACGACGAGACCGTGCTCGTACATCCAGCCTCCGTCGAGACCGATGCGTTCTCTGGCATCCGAACGGTGCCGGTCGTCGACGACGATCCGGAGGCGGCCAACGTGGTTCGCCTTCCCGACGGCACCCTGCTCGCCTCCTCGGCCTTTCCCGGGACCGCCGACCGGTTGGAGTCACTGGGTCACCGGGTGTCCACGGTCGACGTGTCCGAGATCGCCCGTGCCGACGGCGGTCTCACTTGCCTGTCGATTCGGCTGCGGAAGTGGACGGCCTCCCCTCCGCTCCTATCCTGA
- a CDS encoding PQQ-binding-like beta-propeller repeat protein codes for MPRRREYVSFFRDVRGGRRREFSAFEGRRGIAAFLLPLLVLTVLGVSIWWYAVRDDGGGASDDITLEDVNVPNVLFPLEDAELPITAGGEVRCTVESTEWSTFQGNRQRTGCTTVRAIASPIILWEEEVGVQGWLNSPIVVEVTENNQPVRRVIVGSAGTGQGSRDNSDGVYALDLATGQRKWFFGAELDVNGVGYADGTVVATGDEGRVWALSANDGRVVWSADLEAATFGNPLTIGGLAVIGDADGRVTAFDIRTGAERWQVLLDGPVRAGPSSDGEVILVHSELRDVMALSLDGSELWRTRIRGSEPRAENSRLWAASTIIGNLAVFGILRDDVYVEPAVIALDITDGSVVWEASDAAGLSTQWGNVRASVAAVEGLLLFAPAYSDQLFALDTATGETLWSVTAGLYCFNHWPSPAVVGDLAIVPRQDGGLYAISIVNQVVQWKIYLGNRDTGGRFPEDFEGDYCNSLPEDASAIQASPAVASDGTIIVGTLDGRLIAITDRDW; via the coding sequence ATGCCCCGGCGGCGCGAATACGTGAGCTTCTTCAGGGACGTCCGTGGTGGGCGGCGTCGGGAGTTCTCCGCGTTCGAGGGGCGGCGTGGCATCGCCGCGTTCCTGCTGCCCCTGCTCGTCCTCACCGTCCTCGGTGTCTCAATCTGGTGGTACGCCGTCCGCGACGACGGCGGCGGTGCCAGCGACGACATCACGCTCGAGGATGTCAACGTGCCCAACGTGCTTTTCCCTCTCGAGGATGCGGAACTTCCGATCACGGCCGGCGGCGAGGTGCGCTGCACGGTCGAGAGCACCGAATGGTCCACGTTCCAGGGCAACCGCCAGCGGACCGGATGCACCACGGTGCGCGCCATCGCCAGTCCGATCATCCTGTGGGAGGAGGAGGTCGGCGTCCAGGGGTGGCTGAACAGCCCGATCGTCGTCGAGGTCACCGAGAACAACCAGCCCGTGCGGCGCGTCATCGTGGGCAGTGCGGGCACCGGCCAGGGGTCGCGGGACAACAGCGACGGCGTCTACGCCCTCGACCTGGCAACCGGGCAGCGGAAGTGGTTCTTCGGAGCCGAGCTCGACGTCAACGGTGTCGGGTACGCGGATGGGACGGTCGTCGCCACCGGTGACGAGGGACGGGTATGGGCACTGAGCGCCAACGACGGCCGGGTGGTGTGGAGCGCCGACCTCGAGGCGGCCACGTTCGGCAACCCGCTCACCATCGGCGGTCTGGCGGTGATCGGAGACGCCGATGGCAGGGTCACCGCCTTCGACATTCGCACCGGAGCCGAGCGCTGGCAGGTGCTCCTCGATGGACCGGTGCGGGCGGGTCCTTCGTCCGATGGCGAGGTGATCCTCGTCCACAGCGAGCTGCGGGACGTGATGGCGCTCTCGCTGGACGGATCGGAGCTGTGGCGAACCCGGATCAGGGGCAGCGAGCCTCGAGCGGAGAACTCCCGACTGTGGGCGGCGTCGACGATCATCGGCAACCTGGCCGTGTTCGGGATCCTGCGCGACGACGTGTACGTCGAGCCGGCCGTGATCGCCCTCGACATCACCGACGGATCCGTCGTATGGGAAGCGAGCGACGCTGCCGGCCTGTCCACCCAGTGGGGGAATGTACGAGCGTCGGTCGCCGCCGTGGAAGGCCTGCTGCTCTTCGCGCCGGCGTACAGCGATCAGCTCTTCGCCCTCGACACCGCCACCGGCGAAACCCTGTGGTCGGTCACGGCTGGCCTCTACTGCTTCAACCACTGGCCGTCGCCCGCCGTCGTGGGGGACCTGGCGATCGTCCCGCGGCAGGATGGTGGGCTCTACGCGATCTCGATCGTGAACCAGGTGGTCCAATGGAAGATCTACCTGGGCAACCGCGATACGGGCGGACGGTTCCCCGAGGACTTCGAGGGGGACTACTGCAACTCGCTACCCGAGGACGCCTCGGCCATCCAGGCCTCCCCGGCCGTCGCTTCCGATGGCACCATCATCGTCGGCACCCTCGACGGCCGCCTGATCGCCATCACCGACAGGGATTGGTGA
- a CDS encoding lysophospholipid acyltransferase family protein — protein sequence METRRRRTLRRLRTVPSYLVLFLVATALLPLLVILALVADFIRRIARGVPLVGVRIVLFGWVYVATGTLALVVLFGQWIGAGFGRFRQRLLEGAARVQEWWARWLFGAVRRLFRLDLEVEGLDAVAPGPVIVMMRHASIIDTLLPNVLLTTGAGLRLRYVLKRELLADPALDIGGNRLINHFVDRSGDSRAEVTAVARLADGLTATEGVLIYPEGTRFSEAKRRQILERATDDADPLLARMKGLKRVLPPRPGGTLALLRSGYDIVIVAHTGLEPLASIPDTWSGRIIGSKLRVRAWRHDAATVPVDRRAQLSWLYDRWEEVDRWLDR from the coding sequence GTGGAGACGAGGCGGCGTCGAACGCTCCGCCGGCTCCGCACGGTCCCCAGCTACCTCGTCCTGTTCCTGGTGGCGACGGCCCTCCTTCCCCTCCTGGTGATCCTTGCCCTGGTGGCCGATTTCATTCGACGGATCGCCCGTGGTGTTCCTCTCGTCGGAGTCCGCATCGTGCTCTTCGGCTGGGTGTACGTAGCCACCGGCACGCTGGCGCTCGTCGTGCTGTTCGGCCAGTGGATCGGGGCGGGGTTCGGCCGGTTTCGTCAGCGGCTGCTGGAGGGCGCGGCTCGGGTGCAGGAGTGGTGGGCGCGCTGGCTGTTCGGCGCCGTGCGTCGCCTGTTCCGCCTCGACCTGGAGGTGGAGGGGCTCGACGCCGTAGCGCCAGGGCCGGTGATCGTGATGATGCGGCACGCCAGCATCATCGACACCCTGCTCCCCAACGTTCTCCTCACGACCGGTGCCGGTCTTCGGCTTCGGTACGTCCTCAAGCGCGAGCTGCTCGCCGACCCCGCTCTCGACATCGGCGGCAACAGGCTGATCAATCACTTCGTTGATCGCAGCGGCGACTCGCGGGCCGAGGTGACCGCAGTGGCCAGGCTGGCCGACGGACTCACGGCGACGGAGGGCGTGCTGATCTACCCGGAGGGGACCCGATTCTCCGAGGCTAAGCGGCGTCAGATCCTGGAGCGCGCCACCGACGACGCCGATCCGCTCCTCGCCCGCATGAAGGGACTCAAACGGGTGCTGCCGCCGCGGCCCGGGGGGACTCTCGCCCTGCTGCGGTCGGGTTACGACATCGTGATCGTCGCCCACACCGGCCTCGAGCCGCTGGCATCCATCCCCGACACCTGGTCGGGCCGGATCATCGGTTCGAAGCTCCGGGTGAGGGCATGGAGGCATGACGCCGCAACCGTGCCGGTCGATAGGCGGGCCCAGCTCTCCTGGCTCTACGACCGCTGGGAGGAGGTCGACCGGTGGCTCGACCGGTGA
- a CDS encoding proteasome activator gives MSPESKDAATDKTAIVPRADADRITMEQTPKLIRIASMTRAMLDEIRQAPLDEGGRRRLVEIHRQSLAELDEMLPEALRDEFNELFLPLQEGSVTEPELRVAQAQLVGWLEGLFAGIQASVWSQHAAAADQLQQVRMRAIEAGTRGGEAPGQYL, from the coding sequence ATGAGCCCGGAATCGAAAGACGCAGCCACCGACAAGACGGCGATCGTGCCTCGCGCCGATGCCGATCGGATCACGATGGAGCAGACCCCGAAACTCATCCGCATCGCCTCGATGACGCGAGCCATGCTGGATGAGATCCGACAGGCGCCGTTGGACGAGGGCGGACGCCGTCGGCTCGTGGAGATCCACCGCCAGTCGCTCGCCGAGCTCGACGAGATGCTCCCTGAGGCCCTCCGCGACGAGTTCAACGAGCTGTTTCTCCCCCTTCAGGAGGGGTCGGTGACCGAGCCGGAGTTGCGGGTGGCCCAGGCTCAGCTGGTCGGATGGCTCGAGGGCCTCTTTGCCGGGATTCAGGCATCGGTGTGGAGCCAGCATGCCGCCGCGGCCGACCAGCTGCAGCAGGTGCGGATGCGGGCGATCGAAGCGGGAACCCGTGGCGGCGAGGCCCCGGGGCAGTACCTCTAG
- a CDS encoding NYN domain-containing protein codes for MDRSEERIALFMDFENLAIGAREALGGALDFKPIADALASRGRVVVRRAYADWNLFEEFRRTLTENHVEMIEIPQRIGATRKNAADIKMAVDAIELSFERDYITTFVLATGDSDFTPLVHKLRELNRRVVGIGVRASTSALLPPACDEFLFYESLEGVEAPKRDRRITSRTRAASPEPPSSIDELVTQTLSGLQRSSDGVVLASGLKRAILRKDPTFSEPEYGFRGFRELLRSLADRGVIELSEGPARGDPEVTFSQKGGQEEEAFRLLATVVGNARGKQRPLSGLKDGMRKADAEFNERSYGYGGFLQFARAASAKGFVELEWSDEAEDYLVGLPG; via the coding sequence ATGGATCGCAGTGAAGAGCGGATCGCACTGTTCATGGACTTCGAGAACCTGGCGATCGGCGCCCGCGAGGCGCTCGGGGGCGCCCTGGATTTCAAACCGATTGCGGATGCCCTGGCGTCACGCGGTCGGGTCGTGGTGCGCCGGGCCTACGCCGACTGGAACCTCTTCGAGGAGTTTCGGCGGACGCTCACCGAAAACCACGTGGAGATGATCGAGATACCGCAGAGGATCGGTGCCACCCGCAAGAACGCCGCCGACATCAAGATGGCCGTCGACGCCATCGAACTCAGCTTCGAGCGCGACTACATCACCACCTTCGTCCTCGCCACGGGCGACAGCGACTTCACTCCACTCGTCCACAAGCTGCGCGAGCTCAACCGGCGGGTCGTGGGCATCGGGGTGCGGGCCTCCACATCGGCGCTGCTTCCTCCGGCGTGCGACGAGTTCCTGTTCTACGAGTCTCTCGAGGGCGTAGAGGCTCCCAAGCGTGATCGCCGAATCACTTCGCGGACGCGGGCAGCGAGTCCTGAGCCGCCGTCGAGCATCGACGAGCTGGTAACCCAGACGCTCTCCGGTCTCCAGCGGTCGAGCGACGGGGTGGTGCTCGCCTCGGGCCTCAAGCGAGCGATCCTGCGCAAGGACCCGACCTTCAGTGAGCCCGAATACGGGTTCAGGGGTTTCCGAGAGCTCTTGAGAAGCCTGGCGGATCGTGGAGTGATCGAGCTGTCCGAGGGGCCGGCACGCGGCGACCCCGAGGTGACCTTCAGCCAGAAGGGTGGCCAGGAGGAGGAAGCGTTTCGTCTCCTCGCCACGGTCGTCGGAAACGCTCGCGGTAAGCAGCGGCCTTTGTCGGGGCTCAAGGACGGCATGCGCAAGGCCGACGCCGAGTTCAACGAGCGGTCCTATGGCTACGGCGGGTTCCTCCAGTTCGCTCGGGCGGCCTCGGCCAAGGGCTTCGTCGAGTTGGAGTGGTCCGACGAGGCCGAGGACTACCTGGTCGGTCTACCGGGCTGA